From a region of the Mytilus galloprovincialis chromosome 3, xbMytGall1.hap1.1, whole genome shotgun sequence genome:
- the LOC143068633 gene encoding uncharacterized protein LOC143068633 — MNNLFGFRSPRKPSTFDDGIDALRANTGRTSYDVAIDRTRLNEINNDLFASKTEMNNPFGFRSPRKSTFDSSIDSLRATAGRTSYDATVDRTRLKENNDDYYTSKKKIDDDRGSLRTFYPITEVWKNEKAEQFKIKVIKSFKFGHMKNFYDRTAPKETISVQGDGNCFFRAISMCIIGSEHEHIRVRELITKHVGENPELYRTFLLSRGGMNQYLTSMRRPREWATDVEILAAATLLKTVIEVYFPCRIKGNVEFRWQTFKPLTHQEITYPVIYLSNKNDHFDPVLDVEAEVEIISRRDTQQESPRRSRDNYHDPSVYSTPVSKSYNHDSTFNRIHGRPGSNYSNSNSHYNQSRSHPNVQF; from the coding sequence ATGAATAACCTGTTTGGATTTAGATCTCCTCGCAAACCTTCTACATTTGATGACGGAATAGACGCGTTAAGAGCAAATACAGGAAGGACAAGCTACGACGTTGCGATCGATCGGACGAGACTGAATGAGATCAACAATGACTTATTTGCATCCAAAACAGAAATGAATAACCCTTTTGGATTTAGATCTCCTCGCAAATCTACATTTGATTCCAGCATAGACTCGTTAAGGGCAACTGCTGGAAGGACCAGTTACGATGCAACAGTTGATCGGACAAGGTTAAAAGAGAACAATGATGACTATTATACATCCAAGAAGAAAATAGACGATGATAGAGGTTCCTTGAGGACGTTTTATCCTATTACTGAGGTGTGGAAAAATGAAAAAGCCGAgcaatttaaaattaaagttaTTAAGAGCTTTAAATTTGGACACATGAAAAACTTTTACGATAGAACCGCTCCAAAGGAGACTATTTCAGTTCAAGGGGATGGAAATTGTTTTTTTCGTGCCATAAGCATGTGTATAATTGGCTCAGAGCACGAACATATACGCGTTCGGGAGCTTATTACTAAACATGTTGGAGAAAATCCGGAATTATATCGAACATTTTTGCTAAGTCGAGGAGGCATGAATCAGTACTTAACAAGTATGAGAAGACCTCGGGAATGGGCAACGGATGTAGAAATTTTAGCTGCAGCTACTTTATTAAAGACTGTCATTGAAGTTTATTTTCCATGCCGAATCAAAGGAAATGTCGAATTTAGATGGCAAACTTTTAAACCTCTGACACACCAAGAAATAACATATCCAGTAATTTATCTGTCGAATAAAAATGATCATTTCGATCCAGTTTTAGATGTCGAAGCAGAAGTTGAGATAATAAGTAGAAGGGATACCCAACAGGAATCGCCAAGAAGATCACGTGACAATTACCATGATCCTTCTGTATATAGCACTCCGGTGTCTAAAAGCTATAATCATGACTCTACGTTCAATCGGATACATGGTAGGCCTGGCTCAAACTATTCAAACTCAAATAGTCATTATAATCAGTCAAGATCACATccaaatgttcaattttag